The sequence CCTGCAGGAGAACGCCGACGTGCTCAAGGAAATCGAGGACGCCGAGAAGATCTACGACTGGGTCAACAAGGCCTTTGAGCCTGGCTACACGGGCAGCCGTGACGTGATTATTGGTGGTGCGGGCCTGACCGGCACCGAGCTGATTACCGAACTGGCCCAGCGCTCGGAAGAACTGAGCTTCAAGACCGGCCTGCCCGGCCTGAAGCTGTACCTGGTCGAAGCCGGCCCTACCGTGCTGCCCACCGTGGACGAGAAGCTGCGTGAACGTGCCATTGGCGTGCTCAAGGATTACGGCATCGAGATTCTGACCAGCCACAAGATTGTGGAAGCGGCCTCCGGCAGCGTGACTGTAGAGAATCAGGCCGGCGCGCGCCGTCAGATTGAGGGCGGCAAAATCGTCTGGACCGGCGGCATCCGCGCCCGTAACCTGCTGCGCGGCGAACAGATTGTGGGTGGCCCCGGCAACCGCATCAAGGTGGACCAGACCCTGCAGGCCCAGAACTACCCGGACGTGTTCGTGATTGGTGATATGGCCGCAGCCAACGCCAGCGACGGCGCCCCTGTGCCCTCTACCGCCCAGCATGCCGGTCAGGAAGGGCGCCATACCGCCGCCAACCTGATGCGCCTGGCCCGCGGCGAGGCACTGGAGCCTTACGAGCCTTACAGCCAGGGCGAGTTCGTCAGCCTGGGCGGCCTGATGGCCGTCGGCGCGATCAACCTGCCCGGCGACTACCGCCTGGCCCTGACCGGGGTGGCCGCCCATATCATGAAGATTGCCACCCATGTGCGCTGGGAACTGAACATCAAGTAACTGGGACTTTGGCAGGGCACCGCCGCCTTGCGCCCGACCACCACTGACGCCGCCGGCCGCCTCTTAAGGCAAGCTGGCGGCGTCAGTGGTACAGGGCGATAGGAAGGGCGATAGACCAGTTCTGATTCCAACTGGAAACCGACCTGCCCGGTGTTGCCCGGCAGGTCGGTGGTATGAGACGGCGTGAGGGATCAGCCGACGTGCTCAGCTTACGGCTGGCGGTCGCGGGGAGGGGTGCTGCCCCCAGTGCTCACGCTGCTGTTCACGTGGCGGACCGGACGAACTCCGCCGGCGGCATTGGCTGCGCCCATCCGGCTGGCGAGCAGAATCAGGCCGGCGGGGATCAGCCAGCCCAGGCCAGCGTAGGTGGCGGTTTTGCGTGCCGTCTCTTCGGCGGCCTGCGCGGCTTCCGTCGCCCGCTGCTGCAAGCGGTCCACTTCCTGGCTGACTTCGGTCTGCACGTCCTGTGCCTGGGCGGGGGTCAGGCCCTGACGTTCCAGGCGGGTGATGATTTCGGGGCCACTCAGCTCGTTCTGCACGTACTCGGCGCGGCTTCTGGTCACGTCACCGATATTGGTCAGGTTGACACTGCCCAGGTCATTGGTGGCCCGGCGGAACACCCCGGCGACCACGTTGGAGGTCGCCGAAGTCTGCTCCGCTGTCAGGTCGGTGTTGTCGGCAATCAGATACTCAATGTCTTCGGGCTGGATGCCCGAGATAAAGTCCTGCACCGTGGGGTTCTGGGAAGCGGCGGCGCCGGCAGCAGCGCCTGTGGTCGTCGCTGCGCTGGCCAGGCCTCCGGCAGCGTTGCCGGCCAGGCCCAGCAGGCTGCCGATACCACTGGTGAGCATCCAGGTAAAGGCCAGCACCAGCAGGCCCCCGGTCACCAGGCCGGTCAGGCCCGCGTCGTCCCTGGTGATGGCGGCGTCACCGTCGTAAGTGGCTGGCGAGCTGGCACGTACGGCCGTCAGGCCACCGGCGTAAGCGCCCACCAGGGCCGAAAGCCCGACCCAGATCAGGGCCTGAATGCCGGTGCCCGACAGGGTAATGCCGGTCAGCTAGGTAACGACGGTGCCCAGGGCCAGCATGGTCATGGTCGAAACGGCACCCATAACGAGGCCAGCCAGAATGCCGCTCCAGCGGAGGCGGCGTGAACGGGGGTCAGTGTAAAGGGTCATAGATTCTCCTTAGGAATAAGAAAGCGCAGTTGCGTTGATGAATTTCTTGCCCGTAATGCACTGAAGTTACGATATTGAGGCGCAAAAAAATAAATAGTCCACCGTATTTCTCTTGCGGAGCGACTTTTACCTTACGTAGCTTGCCAGCCATTTGGTAGGGGCGGTTCTTTGGTGTCTTCCTCATCCACCGGGGTGGTGCGCCTGGGCGGGCCGCGCTGGAGGTGGCCCTACCGGGTTTTGCCTGAGCAGGGCAGCCCTGGACTAAGATGGCGGGGTGAAGCAGCGAGAAACACACGGCGGCCTGATGATTGTGCTGGAACCGGGAGACACCGGCGCCAGCGTCCGGCGCAGCCTGGAAAGTCAGAATCTGGCGCGGGTCAACGTGACCCTGGAAATTCAGGGCGACACCGCCCCCGACGCAGTGGCCGACGCCATCAGCGTGATTGCCCGCTCGGGGGGGCGGGTCAACCGGGTCCGTGCGCCCCGCGTGTCGGTATCGGCGCCAGCTCCGGTAGCTGCCGATGTCCGTGCCCGCGACGAGAGCCCCGCGACCGCTTCCGAGGACCCCAACCGCACCGTGATTCTGCCGCACTCGCTGCGCTCGGGATTCCGGCGCGAGTACGGCGGCAGTGTGGTGGTGCTGGGCGACGTGAACCCTGGTGTGGAAATCGTGGCCGGCGGCGACATCATCGTGATGGGGGCCCTGCGCGGGGTGGCGCACGCGGGCGCTTACGGCAATACCTCGGCCATCGTGTGGGCGCGGCCCATCGCCAGCGCACAGATTCGCATAGCCGACGCCCTGGCCCGCTCGCCCGAAGGCAGTTCGCTCAGTACCATGCGCCGCCTGGAAGCCCCCGCCGAAGCGGAGTTGGCCCGCATTCAGGAGGACCGCATCGTGATTTCGCCGGCTTTCTCGGCCATGCCTCCAGTGGGCGACACTGTTTAGGTCTCTGGCCTAACTCTTTGGCGCGGAGCTGGAGTGGAAAGAAGGAAGCCGGCAAGAGCTGCCAAAAGAGGCGGAGGCCGCTTTTTTTGGCGCTCCAGGGGCAGCCTGTTATACTGACGTTCTCAGACCTCGAACGGGAGGTGGGCGAGGGAGCCCACCTTTTTTCGTGGAGGAGGTGAGCGTGGCCCTCCCCGGGCCAGACATATGAATAACAACTCAGAACTACAACACCAAATAGCTGGGCAGCTGGGCAGCGAATACGAGCTGCTGGAAGTGCAGATGCAAAACGCGTCAGGCCGTCCGGTGCTGCTGGTGCGGATAGACCGCGCCGACGAACAGCCTGTATCGGTGGACGACATCGAGCGGGCCACCCGCCGCCTGAGCCTCTGGCTGGACGAAGCCGACCCTATCGGGGGCGAGTACCGCCTGGAAGTCGAGTCGCCGGGAGCCAAGCGGCCCCTGCTGCGGACCCGGCACTTCGAGCGGATGCTGGGCCTCAAGGCCAAGGTACGCGGCGGCGAGCACGCCTTTACTGCGCCTATCAAGGCGGTCAGCGGTGAAACGGTCACCTTCGACGTGCCCGGCCAGGGCGACGTGACCCTGCGCATTGCCGACATCAAGGCCAACCTGGCCGAGTTTCCCAGCGAGCACCGCTGAGCTTTTTCCCGGAGGCCGCAAGCTGCTGGCCTCCTCTCCCAGAAAGGACCCCTCTGCCATGTCGCAAGACATCAATTTTGCCGACGCGCTGCGTGAAGTGGCGCAGCAACGCAACATCAACGAACTTCAGCTGATCGAAGCCTTCGAGGAATCGCTGGCGCTGGCCTACAAGCGCAACATCGACGCCGAGAAGCGGGTAGAAGTGCATCTCGACCCCCAGAGCGGCGAACTGGAAGTGCTGATTATCAAGGAAGTGGTCGAAAAGGTCGAAGACGAGAACATGCAAATCTCGCTGGCCGAAGCGCTGGAGCTGGACCCTGGCGTGGAAGTGGGCATGGAAATGGAGTTCCCGGTCGAGCGTGAGCAGTTCTCGCGCATTGCCCTGCAGGCCGCCAAGCAGACCCTGACCCAGAAGATGCGCGAAACCGAGCGCAACGTGGTCTACAACGAGTACAAGGACCGCGAGGGCCAGGTGCTGACCGCGCAGGTGGTCCGCAGCGACAACAAGGGCAACTGGTTCGTGGAACTGGGCGCCGGCGAAGCGATTATGCCGCCCCGCGAGCAGATTCCCGGTGAAAAACTGACTCCTGGCAACCGCGTCAAGATTTACCTCAAGGAAGTGCGCAAGACGCCCAAAGGCCCGACCATTCTGGCCAGCCGTGCCGATGAGCGCCTGCTGGACTACCTGCTGCGCCAGGAAATCCCTGAAGTGCAAAACGGCGTGGTGGAAATCAAGGCGGTCAGCCGTGAAGCCGGCCAGCGCTCCAAGGTGGCGGTGTTCTCCAACAACTCGAACGTGGACCCCATCGGGGCCTGCATCGGCCACCGTGGCGGACGTATCCAGGCAGTGACCGGCGAACTGGGCCGCGAACGCGTGGACGTGATTCTGTGGGACGAAGACCAGCGCGAATTCATCCGCAACGCCCTGAGCCCCGCCAAGGTCGGCCCCATTGACCTGGACGAGGAAACCGGCACCGCTACCGTCACCGTGACTCCAGACCAGTTGTCGCTGGCGATTGGCAAGGGCGGGCAGAACGTGCGCCTGGCCGCCAAGCTGACGGGTCAGAAAATCGACCTGCGCGAAACGGCTGCCATCAGCGACCTGGATGAGGCCATGAAGCAGGCGGTCGAGGCTGAAGGGGAGGGCAAGTCGGGCCGCGACACCTCGGCCTTCGACGCTCTGTTTGCCGACAGCAAGCCTGCCATCTCGGTAGATGCCGGCGGCGAAGAGGTGCCCGCGGATGGGGAGCAGGGCGAGGGTGACGCGCAGGGCTGATCCCCCGGCGACTCCGGTCCTGGCAGCCCACGTGCCGCTGCGGACCTGCGTGGCCTGCCGCCGCGCCCGCCCACAGGCGGAACTGCTGCGGCTGACCCCGGCCCCGCACGGGGGCTGGCAGTTGACCGGGCCCAGCGTGCGGCGACTGCCCGGACGAGGCCGGTACCTGTGCGCCGATACTCCTGGCTGCTGGACCGAGAAGCGCCTGCGCCGCGCCTTCGGAGCCGCTGCGCCCGCCCTGGCACAACAGCTGACCGGCCCCCTGGCACAGCAGCTGATCGGCCGCGCCCCGCTTGCCCCTATACCTCTACCGGAACCTTTTGCCCAACCCGAACTCCAACCAGAACCTATGTCATGACCTGTATTCCCTGGCGGTTCTCCCTGCTCTGCAAGGACTGGGCCATGTAAGCGCCCCCCGCCCGTTTCAACTTTTCCTCACCCGGAGGTGAGCTATGTCCAAAGTCCGTATCTATACCATTGCCAAGGAACTTGGCATCGACAATGCCGAGATGCTTAGCATCCTCGATGACCTGGGTGTCAGCTACAAAAGCGTGAGCAGCACCATCGAAGAAGACACCGTGGAGCTGATTAAAGGCATCATCGCCGAGGGTGGCAGCCGTGCGGCGCAGTCTGGTGCTGGCGCCAGCACCGAGGCTGAAGCTGCCCAGACGTCCCAAACCCAGACGCCCCAGCCCCAGACTCAGGTTCAGCCTGAGCAGGTTGCCCAGGCTCCTGCCACTGCGGCTCCTGCTGCAGACAGCGGCATGACCGCCGAGGAACTGGCCGAGCTGGCCGCACTGGAAGCCGAGGAAGCGGCCGAGCAGGCCGCCACTGCTGCCCGTGCCGAACTGCCGCACCGTGCCCCTGTGGTGACCATCATGGGCCACGTAGACCACGGCAAGACCAGCCTGCTGGATTACATCCGCAGCAGCAAGGTGGCGGCCAAGGAAGCTGGCGGCATCACCCAGCACGTGGGGGCCTTCGAAGCCCAGACCAGCCGGGGCAAGGTCGTATTCATCGACACCCCCGGCCACGAAGCCTTTACCACCATCCGGGCACGCGGGGCCAACGTGGCCGATATCGCGATTATCGTGATTGCCGCCGACGACTCGCTGATGCCCCAGACCCGCGAGGCCATCGCGCACGCGCAGGCCGCAGGGGTGCCGATGCTGGTCGCCATCAACAAGGTGGACCTGCCCCAGGCCGACCCCGAGCGTGTCAAGGCCGACCTGACCACCATCAACCTGGTCCCGGAGGACTACGGCGGCGACGTGATTACCGTGCCGGTCAGCGCCCGCACCGGTGAGGGCGTAGAAGACCTGCTGGAATACATCTCCCTGACGGCCGAGCTGGAAGACCTGCGGGCCGACCCGAAAGGCAAGTTCGGCGGCGTGATTATCGAAAGCCGCGTGGACAAGCAAGCGGGTGTGCTGGCCACTGTGATGGTGCAGGAAGGCACCCTGAAAGTCGGGGATTTCCTGGTCGTGGGCGAGAACTACGGCAAGGTCAAGGCCATGACCGACAGTGCCGGCAAGCGTATCAAGGACGCTGGCCCCAGCACTCCGGTGCAGATTCTGGGCTTCAGCGAGGCGCCGAGCAGCGGTGAACTGGTTGCCAGCGCCAGTAACGAGCACGAAGCCCGCGAGTTGGTGGCGCAGCGTCAGGAGCAGCGCCGCGACGAGGAAGAAGCCCGCAAAAAGCCCCGGCTGAGTCTGGACGACATCCTCGGTCCGCTGAGCGAGGCGCACACCGTCAACCTGATTCTGCGGGCCGATACCCAGGGCAGCCTAGAAGCCATTCAGGGCATTTTGGCCAAAAAGGAAACCGACGACGTCAAGCTGAACGTGATGCTGGCCGGCATCGGCGCGCCCACCGAAGGCGACGTGCTGCTCGCAAGCACCGCCGACGCGACCATCCTGTGCTTCAGCGTGGTGCCCAGTGGTGCCGTGAAGAAGGCCGCTGAGAATAAAGAAATCGACCTCAAGTCTTACCGGATCATTTACGAGATGATTGACGAGGTGGACCGCCTGATCAAGGGCAACCTGGAGCCGGTGTACGAGGAGCAGTACCTGGGCCGCGCCGAGGTCCGCATGGTGATTCGCCACCCCAAAACCGGCAACATCGCCGGCTCGTACGTGACCGACGGCCTGTTCAAGCGCGGGGCCAAAGCCCGCGTGACCCGTGGGAAGGAAGTCGTGTTCGAGGGCACCGTGGCCGGACTCAAGCGCTTCAAGGACGACGTACGTGAAGTGCGCCAGGGCCTGGAATGCGGTATCAACCTGGACTGGGACGAGGTGCAGGAAGGCGATGTGATCGAAGCCAGCGAGATGGTGGAAGTCGAGCAGTAAATAGCCCTAAAGGAATGAGGCCACCTATAGCGGGTGGCCTCATTTCCGTATGGATTCCAGGCGTGCTCTCGGCAAATCGCTTTTGCATTTGAGGAGGCATCAAGTCGACTTACGGCAGATGTGACTATTTGGAGTACCTTCATCTGTGCAAATGTTCAGAGAACGGGCTGTTTTCCCTCTAGCATGCAATCAGAGGTAAGTATGAATACTGCAGATTTCTCTGACCGCATCCGTGATCTGGCTGAGCGAGTGCTTCAGCAGCGCTCTAACATTGTTACAGAAGAAGCCACCAAGCACGCTTTTACGTTGCCATTTATCCAAGAATTGGGCTACAGCGTTTTTGACCCATCTGAAGTGACTCCCGAATTGGTGGCTGATGTGGGACTCAAAAAGGGGGAGAAGGTCGACTATGCTGTTCTCAAAGATGGCAAGCCGATCATGATTTGGTAGTGGCTGTACCAACGTGATCTACTGACAGGATGCCGGAGTGCCCAGCCTGTCAAAGCACACACACTGTCAAAAATGGGAAGGCCAAAAATGGCACCCAGACCTACTTATGTAAGGGTTGTGGCCGTCGTTTCCACCCGGAGGCCCGCCCTATAGCGCACAGTGAAGCGACCCGGCAACAAATTCTTGATGCTGTCCACGAGCGGATGAGTCTGAGAGGAGTACAGCGCGTCTTTGGTGTTCACCGCAACACCGTGATCCGGTGGATAAAAAAGGGGCCCGTGAAGTGATGCAGACTGGTACAGTCTGCATGACACCTCCAGAAGAAGTGGTCATTGAGCTGGATGAAATGTGGACCTTCGTTGCCAAGAAAAAACAGACGAGGTGGATCTGGATTGCCCTGGAGCGCAGCACCCGCAGGGTGCTGGCCTGGGTATTGGGTGACCGCAGTGAGCAAACAGCGTTCAAGCTCTGGGAACGCTTACCATTGTCCCTTGAGCAGCGACTGAAAGGGACGTTTTGCACCGATCTGTGGCGAGCCTACGATGAACCGCTCTTGGGGGTAAAGCGGCTAACCCGGAAGGGAGAAACGAATCATGTCGAACGATTGAACTGCACGCTGAGACAGCGGCTGGGTCGGCTTGTTCGTAAGTCGTTGTCTTTCTCGAAGACGGACGAAATGCTCGAAGCCAGCCTGACTCTGGCCTTCCACCGATACAACTTGTCACGTTGATGCAGCCACTACCCATGATTTTTGAGTGCAAGGCCCATGACTGCAATCTGAAAGATGCTCAGTATTCGCAGTTGTTTCGCTATTTTCATGTAACTGATACCCGCTTTGCAGTTCTGACCAACGGCGTTCAGTATTGGTTCTTTACAGATCTTGATGCGCCGAATAAGATGGATCAACAACCCTTTTTGAAAATTGATCTTCAGAGTCTGCGTGATGGCGACCTAGAAGAATTACGTAAATTTAGTAAAAGCCAGTTTGATGAAGGTAATATCTTAAGTACTGCCAGTGAGTTGAAATATGTCCGTGAATTAAAGCGTGCACTAGCTGGTGAGTTGAGCCAGCCGAGCGATGAATTTTCTCGGCTGCTGATTGGTCATGTTTATCCGGGGGCAGTCACTGCGAAAATTCGCGCTCAATTTATCCCTTTTATCGAGAAAGCCTATCAGGCTCATCTGAGTGACGTATTTAGCGAACGGCTTAAAGGAGTATTGGGGAATTCAAATGGGCAATCTATGTCTGTCACAGGAGATGTTGCTCCTTCTCAGTTGGATGAGGAGGAGGTCATGGTGGCAAGCGATACGGTCCAAGAAGTGGAAACAACCCCCGAAGAGCAAGAAGCGTTCCTAATCATTCGTGCTAAGTAGCTTCCAGGTGTAGATTGCATCATATTGCAATTCCCCAGTTGGCTCCACCAACTGCCCTTCGCAAATCTGTTTTGTTCTGGTAGTGGCGTTCTGGCAACTCTTGATATTTCAGGTGTCGCCACTGGGGCTCCATATCATTGAGTTCAGGGCTGTAGGCGGGGAGATGGGCGATGATGAGACCGAGGTCCTGCCACCTCTTCCGTTGCTGGTTCACTGCCGAGCAAGTGTGCACACTTGCTCGGTCCACAAGGACAACCGTAGGACATTCTGGATTCGCATCAGCAGCAAGAACCTCGATGAAATCCACAACGGCCTGACCTGTAGTATTTCCCTCTATCTCTCGGTAAAACACTGTTCCAGACCCATATTCCACAACTCCCATTAAGTTCAATCGGGCACGGATACCACGAGCTTTACTCGTGGGTACACGGAGGGGCTGCTGAATAGGTCGCCAGCTATAGGTATTGGGTTGAGTCAACCAAATAGCGGCTTCGTCGAGGAAAAGAAGTTTCAGGAGGCCGAACTTGGCCCCCTTTTTACCACTTCAAGGTTTTCCTTGAACCTGGCTTTTTCCTCTGGGTCAGCTTGTCCAGCAACGACGTAGCGGGTACGCTGCCAAGTCAGTCCCAGCTTATGGAGCTGGTCCGTAATAGCCGTGTGTTTGAGGTGTATGCCATGTTCTTGGACGAGATATTCACCCACTGTCTTGGCGGTCCACACTCGGTCATCTTGAGCAATCAGCCGTTTCAAATCTTCGCCAATCTCAGGCGTAATCTGACTCTTGCTTCCAGGGTGGATGCGCTCTTTGAGCGCATCTAGGCCACCTTCGCGGTAAAGGGTAATGACACGACGTACGCGGGTAGCAGTCAGGATACCCATGCCTGCAATCTTGTAGGAGGATAGTCCCTGGTGAGCATGCCAGAGGGCAAAGTACCGTTTGCGCTCACATGGAAGGACATCAGTCGAAAACATTAATTGCTGGAGCCGAGTTTCGTCTTCAGGAGTCAGTTGGGGGTCAAGTCGTCTGATGACTTAGTCTACACCCGGAAGCTACTTATTGGTGCAGCAGAAACGCAAGTGCAGCGCATCGTCATGCGAGATGTTCAGAGCTACTGTGGCGTTCTTTTCGACGATAACAACCGCAAG is a genomic window of Deinococcus proteolyticus MRP containing:
- a CDS encoding transposase: MKLLFLDEAAIWLTQPNTYSWRPIQQPLRVPTSKARGIRARLNLMGVVEYGSGTVFYREIEGNTTGQAVVDFIEVLAADANPECPTVVLVDRASVHTCSAVNQQRKRWQDLGLIIAHLPAYSPELNDMEPQWRHLKYQELPERHYQNKTDLRRAVGGANWGIAI
- a CDS encoding septum site-determining protein MinC, whose protein sequence is MKQRETHGGLMIVLEPGDTGASVRRSLESQNLARVNVTLEIQGDTAPDAVADAISVIARSGGRVNRVRAPRVSVSAPAPVAADVRARDESPATASEDPNRTVILPHSLRSGFRREYGGSVVVLGDVNPGVEIVAGGDIIVMGALRGVAHAGAYGNTSAIVWARPIASAQIRIADALARSPEGSSLSTMRRLEAPAEAELARIQEDRIVISPAFSAMPPVGDTV
- the rimP gene encoding ribosome maturation factor RimP — encoded protein: MNNNSELQHQIAGQLGSEYELLEVQMQNASGRPVLLVRIDRADEQPVSVDDIERATRRLSLWLDEADPIGGEYRLEVESPGAKRPLLRTRHFERMLGLKAKVRGGEHAFTAPIKAVSGETVTFDVPGQGDVTLRIADIKANLAEFPSEHR
- the nusA gene encoding transcription termination factor NusA, whose protein sequence is MSQDINFADALREVAQQRNINELQLIEAFEESLALAYKRNIDAEKRVEVHLDPQSGELEVLIIKEVVEKVEDENMQISLAEALELDPGVEVGMEMEFPVEREQFSRIALQAAKQTLTQKMRETERNVVYNEYKDREGQVLTAQVVRSDNKGNWFVELGAGEAIMPPREQIPGEKLTPGNRVKIYLKEVRKTPKGPTILASRADERLLDYLLRQEIPEVQNGVVEIKAVSREAGQRSKVAVFSNNSNVDPIGACIGHRGGRIQAVTGELGRERVDVILWDEDQREFIRNALSPAKVGPIDLDEETGTATVTVTPDQLSLAIGKGGQNVRLAAKLTGQKIDLRETAAISDLDEAMKQAVEAEGEGKSGRDTSAFDALFADSKPAISVDAGGEEVPADGEQGEGDAQG
- a CDS encoding NAD(P)/FAD-dependent oxidoreductase, whose product is MKTIILGAGYGGMATATALKPTENLDVLLIDQRPYHTYYTLLHEAAGHGKTVTTPIQPLLQGTGVEYEQASVDHVDLDARAVHLKDGRVLDYDKLVVSMGSETNFYGIKGLQENADVLKEIEDAEKIYDWVNKAFEPGYTGSRDVIIGGAGLTGTELITELAQRSEELSFKTGLPGLKLYLVEAGPTVLPTVDEKLRERAIGVLKDYGIEILTSHKIVEAASGSVTVENQAGARRQIEGGKIVWTGGIRARNLLRGEQIVGGPGNRIKVDQTLQAQNYPDVFVIGDMAAANASDGAPVPSTAQHAGQEGRHTAANLMRLARGEALEPYEPYSQGEFVSLGGLMAVGAINLPGDYRLALTGVAAHIMKIATHVRWELNIK
- a CDS encoding DUF448 domain-containing protein, which codes for MTRRADPPATPVLAAHVPLRTCVACRRARPQAELLRLTPAPHGGWQLTGPSVRRLPGRGRYLCADTPGCWTEKRLRRAFGAAAPALAQQLTGPLAQQLIGRAPLAPIPLPEPFAQPELQPEPMS
- a CDS encoding IS1 family transposase (programmed frameshift); its protein translation is MPECPACQSTHTVKNGKAKNGTQTYLCKGCGRRFHPEARPIAHSEATRQQILDAVHERMSLRGVQRVFGVHRNTVIRWNKKGAREVMQTGTVCMTPPEEVVIELDEMWTFVAKKKQTRWIWIALERSTRRVLAWVLGDRSEQTAFKLWERLPLSLEQRLKGTFCTDLWRAYDEPLLGVKRLTRKGETNHVERLNCTLRQRLGRLVRKSLSFSKTDEMLEASLTLAFHRYNLSR
- a CDS encoding type I restriction enzyme HsdR N-terminal domain-containing protein codes for the protein MIFECKAHDCNLKDAQYSQLFRYFHVTDTRFAVLTNGVQYWFFTDLDAPNKMDQQPFLKIDLQSLRDGDLEELRKFSKSQFDEGNILSTASELKYVRELKRALAGELSQPSDEFSRLLIGHVYPGAVTAKIRAQFIPFIEKAYQAHLSDVFSERLKGVLGNSNGQSMSVTGDVAPSQLDEEEVMVASDTVQEVETTPEEQEAFLIIRAK
- the infB gene encoding translation initiation factor IF-2, producing the protein MSKVRIYTIAKELGIDNAEMLSILDDLGVSYKSVSSTIEEDTVELIKGIIAEGGSRAAQSGAGASTEAEAAQTSQTQTPQPQTQVQPEQVAQAPATAAPAADSGMTAEELAELAALEAEEAAEQAATAARAELPHRAPVVTIMGHVDHGKTSLLDYIRSSKVAAKEAGGITQHVGAFEAQTSRGKVVFIDTPGHEAFTTIRARGANVADIAIIVIAADDSLMPQTREAIAHAQAAGVPMLVAINKVDLPQADPERVKADLTTINLVPEDYGGDVITVPVSARTGEGVEDLLEYISLTAELEDLRADPKGKFGGVIIESRVDKQAGVLATVMVQEGTLKVGDFLVVGENYGKVKAMTDSAGKRIKDAGPSTPVQILGFSEAPSSGELVASASNEHEARELVAQRQEQRRDEEEARKKPRLSLDDILGPLSEAHTVNLILRADTQGSLEAIQGILAKKETDDVKLNVMLAGIGAPTEGDVLLASTADATILCFSVVPSGAVKKAAENKEIDLKSYRIIYEMIDEVDRLIKGNLEPVYEEQYLGRAEVRMVIRHPKTGNIAGSYVTDGLFKRGAKARVTRGKEVVFEGTVAGLKRFKDDVREVRQGLECGINLDWDEVQEGDVIEASEMVEVEQ
- a CDS encoding winged helix-turn-helix domain-containing protein; amino-acid sequence: MGILTATRVRRVITLYREGGLDALKERIHPGSKSQITPEIGEDLKRLIAQDDRVWTAKTVGEYLVQEHGIHLKHTAITDQLHKLGLTWQRTRYVVAGQADPEEKARFKENLEVVKRGPSSAS